Proteins encoded within one genomic window of Nitrospirota bacterium:
- a CDS encoding BrnT family toxin yields MEINGLIWFDDIIGKIISKHNIQQQEVREILDNNPHFRFVEKGHRSGENIYAAMGQTDGGRYLIVFFVWKTDKRALILSARDMTKAERRLYEKT; encoded by the coding sequence TTGGAAATTAATGGACTTATCTGGTTTGATGATATTATTGGCAAAATTATCAGCAAACATAATATCCAACAACAGGAAGTCAGAGAGATTTTGGATAATAACCCTCATTTCAGATTTGTTGAGAAGGGGCATAGGTCAGGCGAAAATATCTATGCGGCAATGGGGCAAACTGACGGGGGGCGTTATCTGATTGTGTTCTTTGTTTGGAAAACAGATAAACGAGCCTTAATTTTATCGGCGCGCGACATGACAAAGGCCGAAAGGAGATTATATGAGAAAACATAA